One Balnearium lithotrophicum genomic window carries:
- the prfB gene encoding peptide chain release factor 2 (programmed frameshift) gives MIERIQELKEELKKVKEKYGEIGGIFDLDELKKRLSEIEGEMSSPEFWNNPEKAQKLSQERNRIEEELNEISKLNDKLNEKIEECEVLIEMAEEENERELLGEVEENLKEVEESLSKLEIKKLLSGEYDKNNAIVTIHAGAGGTESCDWAQMLMRMYFRWAERKGFNVEILDIQENEEAGIKSATFLVKGNYAYGLLKSEHGTHRLVRISPFDANARRHTSFCGVIVVPEIDDDVEVEIREEDLRIDTYRSSGAGGQHVNTTDSAVRITHIPTGIVVTCQSERSQIQNRQRALKILKARLYELKMREREEKLAQARGEHKSIAWGNQIRSYVFQPYQLVKDHRTGTENSNVQSVMDGDIDQFIETYLKQRATV, from the exons TTGATAGAGAGGATTCAGGAGTTAAAGGAGGAATTAAAGAAGGTCAAGGAGAAGTACGGAGAAATA GGGGGTATTTTTGACTTAGATGAGCTCAAAAAGAGACTTTCGGAAATTGAAGGGGAAATGTCGTCTCCTGAGTTCTGGAACAACCCCGAAAAGGCTCAGAAACTCTCACAGGAGAGGAACAGAATAGAGGAGGAGCTCAACGAAATTTCCAAGTTAAACGACAAGTTAAACGAAAAGATTGAGGAGTGTGAGGTTCTCATTGAGATGGCTGAGGAGGAGAACGAGAGAGAGCTCCTTGGCGAAGTAGAGGAAAATCTAAAGGAAGTAGAGGAATCATTAAGCAAACTTGAAATAAAGAAACTTCTCTCTGGAGAGTACGATAAGAACAATGCAATAGTAACAATCCATGCAGGAGCCGGAGGAACGGAATCCTGCGATTGGGCCCAAATGTTGATGAGGATGTACTTCAGGTGGGCAGAGAGGAAGGGATTCAACGTTGAAATATTGGACATTCAGGAAAACGAAGAGGCAGGAATAAAGAGTGCGACGTTCTTAGTTAAGGGAAACTATGCTTACGGGCTTTTGAAATCTGAACATGGAACCCACAGGCTTGTAAGGATTTCACCCTTTGATGCAAATGCAAGGAGACACACCTCCTTCTGCGGTGTTATCGTTGTTCCCGAGATAGACGATGACGTTGAGGTTGAAATAAGGGAGGAGGATTTAAGAATAGATACGTACCGCTCCTCTGGGGCTGGAGGACAACACGTTAACACAACAGATTCTGCAGTTAGGATAACCCACATTCCCACAGGAATTGTCGTTACGTGTCAAAGTGAACGCTCTCAGATTCAGAACAGACAGAGAGCTCTGAAAATCCTGAAAGCCCGCCTCTATGAACTAAAAATGAGGGAGAGGGAGGAAAAGCTTGCCCAAGCACGGGGAGAGCACAAAAGCATAGCTTGGGGAAACCAGATACGCTCCTACGTTTTTCAACCCTACCAGCTTGTAAAGGACCACAGAACAGGAACGGAAAACTCGAACGTTCAGTCTGTAATGGATGGAGACATTGACCAGTTCATAGAAACTTACCTGAAACAAAGGGCTACAGTATAA
- the lpxB gene encoding lipid-A-disaccharide synthase: MKKLLIVTGELSGFIYAREIVRELSPFFEIFGVFTEEVPGSKRILDSKELTAFGLFEVISKLPSILRGKRRIVSFLESEKPDAVLLIDFPGFNLQIAKEAKKRGIKVLYFIPPKVWAWGRGRVEKLRAYCDRIFVIFPFEVPFYSQFGIDVTYVGNPLIDIVKPNRERKEFLETFEIEEPFYALLPGSRPSEIKYLLPTLKEFSESFGGNWVIPVADTVKELFKNFHSKNIKLVPEGERYNVLRYSEAGVIASGTASLEAAISELPHVVVYRVHPLTYFIAKRAVKLPFVSLPNLIAGKEVVPELLQDRFNRENLFLTFETLLENRDWCREVLRKEVKEKLSGGAVKKLSEEIKREI; this comes from the coding sequence ATGAAAAAGTTATTGATTGTTACAGGAGAGCTCTCCGGATTCATCTATGCGAGGGAGATTGTTAGGGAGCTCTCACCTTTTTTTGAAATTTTTGGAGTTTTCACTGAGGAAGTTCCGGGAAGTAAAAGGATTTTGGACTCAAAGGAGCTTACCGCCTTTGGACTCTTTGAGGTTATTTCAAAACTTCCAAGCATCTTAAGAGGAAAGAGGAGAATCGTTTCGTTTTTGGAAAGTGAAAAGCCCGATGCCGTTCTGCTAATTGACTTTCCCGGATTTAACCTTCAGATAGCAAAGGAGGCAAAGAAAAGGGGAATTAAGGTTCTCTACTTCATCCCTCCAAAGGTATGGGCTTGGGGAAGGGGGAGAGTTGAAAAGTTAAGGGCTTACTGTGACAGAATTTTCGTCATCTTTCCCTTTGAAGTTCCCTTTTACAGTCAGTTTGGAATTGATGTAACCTACGTTGGAAATCCGCTAATTGACATAGTTAAGCCTAACAGGGAGAGAAAGGAGTTCTTAGAAACCTTTGAAATTGAAGAGCCCTTCTATGCACTCCTTCCAGGAAGCAGGCCTTCGGAAATTAAGTATTTGCTGCCAACGTTAAAGGAATTTTCAGAGAGCTTTGGAGGCAACTGGGTCATTCCTGTTGCAGATACGGTTAAGGAACTTTTTAAGAACTTCCACTCTAAGAACATTAAACTCGTTCCGGAGGGTGAAAGGTACAACGTTTTAAGATACTCTGAGGCCGGAGTAATTGCATCAGGAACGGCATCTTTAGAGGCCGCAATTTCGGAGCTCCCCCATGTTGTCGTTTACAGAGTTCATCCGTTAACCTACTTTATAGCTAAAAGGGCTGTTAAACTTCCTTTCGTTTCCCTTCCAAACCTTATAGCCGGAAAGGAGGTCGTTCCGGAGCTCCTCCAGGATAGGTTCAACAGGGAAAACTTGTTCCTGACGTTTGAAACCCTCCTTGAAAATAGAGATTGGTGCAGGGAAGTTTTGAGAAAGGAGGTAAAGGAGAAACTTTCGGGAGGAGCAGTAAAGAAACTCTCAGAGGAGATTAAGAGGGAGATTTAG
- a CDS encoding THUMP domain-containing class I SAM-dependent RNA methyltransferase: MELFAVSQPGLEEVTRKELEDLGIEGKAVPGGVLFSGGLREIYLTNLWLRSATRVLLRLCSFRALHFAELVRKAKRCKWEKFISPNLPVKFRVTSRRSKLYHTKGIEERILRAIEERLGFEPRVARFEDEGTSIVVRVENNVFTISVNTSGAPLYKRGYRVVETEAPLRENIAAGVILMSNWRGEIPLIDPFCGSGTIPIEGALIASNTPPGKNRKFAFMEWKSFDEELWNELLEEAESKRKEINVPIMGFDIEPKAVEASLKNAEAAGVSKFVEFKNLSLPEIKMERVLIVTNPPYGVRLSERKLGEIYARFGEWVEKNFKYYSVYFLSPSRRLAERTLLNFELLTYLSNGGIRVGLYRASNFPTIMDRNYSEVQD; the protein is encoded by the coding sequence ATGGAGCTCTTTGCAGTTTCCCAGCCGGGGCTTGAGGAGGTTACAAGGAAAGAACTTGAGGATTTGGGAATAGAGGGAAAGGCTGTTCCGGGAGGAGTTCTCTTTTCCGGAGGTCTTAGGGAAATATACCTTACAAACCTGTGGCTCAGGAGCGCAACGAGGGTTCTTTTAAGGCTCTGTTCATTTAGAGCTCTCCACTTTGCCGAACTTGTCAGAAAGGCAAAAAGGTGCAAGTGGGAAAAGTTTATAAGTCCAAACCTCCCTGTTAAGTTCAGGGTAACATCAAGAAGGTCAAAACTCTACCACACAAAGGGAATAGAAGAGAGAATCTTAAGGGCCATTGAGGAGAGGTTGGGCTTTGAGCCAAGAGTTGCAAGGTTTGAAGATGAGGGAACGAGCATAGTTGTAAGGGTTGAGAACAACGTATTTACGATAAGTGTAAATACATCGGGAGCTCCACTCTACAAGAGGGGCTACAGGGTAGTCGAAACTGAGGCTCCCCTGAGGGAGAACATCGCCGCCGGAGTGATTCTAATGTCAAACTGGAGGGGGGAAATTCCGCTAATTGACCCCTTCTGTGGTTCGGGAACGATTCCAATAGAGGGAGCTCTCATAGCATCAAACACTCCTCCTGGTAAAAACAGGAAGTTTGCATTTATGGAGTGGAAAAGCTTTGATGAGGAGCTCTGGAACGAGCTCTTAGAGGAGGCAGAATCAAAAAGGAAAGAGATAAACGTTCCAATAATGGGCTTTGACATCGAACCAAAGGCCGTTGAAGCATCTTTAAAGAACGCAGAAGCTGCTGGAGTTTCAAAATTTGTGGAGTTTAAAAACCTCTCTCTTCCTGAAATTAAAATGGAGAGAGTTCTAATCGTTACAAATCCCCCATACGGGGTGAGGCTTTCAGAGAGAAAGTTGGGGGAAATCTACGCCCGATTTGGAGAGTGGGTCGAGAAGAATTTTAAGTACTACTCGGTTTACTTTCTATCTCCCTCAAGGAGACTTGCCGAGAGGACACTTCTCAACTTTGAGCTCCTAACCTACCTCTCAAACGGCGGAATCAGGGTAGGACTTTACAGGGCGAGTAATTTTCCTACTATTATGGACAGAAATTATTCGGAGGTTCAGGATTGA